The following proteins come from a genomic window of Streptomyces liliiviolaceus:
- a CDS encoding multifunctional oxoglutarate decarboxylase/oxoglutarate dehydrogenase thiamine pyrophosphate-binding subunit/dihydrolipoyllysine-residue succinyltransferase subunit: MSPQSPSNSSSVSTEDQAGKNPAAAFGPNEWLVDEIYQQYLQDPNSVDRAWWDFFADYKPGGVTAAAPAGTAAAGAAGTTAPPAAAKAAPAAPAAPPAQAQAPAAPARAAAPAQAAPAAAKPAAAAPAQAAAPAAAPAKPAAAKPAAAKAAPAAEATASSAGPEYVTLRGPSAAVAKNMNASVEVPTATSVRAVPVKLLFDNRIVINNHLKRARGGKISFTHLIGYAMVQAIKAMPSMNYSFTEKDGKPTLVKPEHVNFGLAIDLVKPNGDRQLVVAGIKKAETLNFFEFWQAYEDIVRRARDGKLTMDDFSGVTVSLTNPGGLGTVHSVPRLMPGQSVIMGVGSMDYPAEFQGTSQDTLNKLGIAKVMTLTSTYDHRVIQGAASGEFLRVVANYLLGEQGFYDEIFEALRIPYEPVRWLKDIDASHDDDVTKAARVFELIHSYRVRGHVMADTDPLEYRQRKHPDLDITEHGLTLWDLEREFAVGGFAGKSLMKLRDILGVLRDSYCRTTGVEFMHIQDPKQRRWIQDRIERPHSKPEREEQLRILRRLNAAEAFETFLQTKYVGQKRFSLEGGESVIPLLDAVLDSAAESRLDEVVIGMAHRGRLNVLANIVGKSYAQIFREFEGNLDPKSMHGSGDVKYHLGAEGVFTGLDGEQIRVSLAANPSHLEAVDPILEGIARAKQDIINKGGTDFTVLPVALHGDAAFAGQGVVAETLNMSQLRGYRTGGTVHVVINNQVGFTAAPESSRSSMYATDVARMIEAPIFHVNGDDPEAVVRVARLAFEFRQAFNKDVVIDLICYRRRGHNESDNPAFTQPLMYDLIDKKRSVRKLYTESLIGRGDITLEEAEQALQDYQGQLEKVFTEVREAASAPGEAHAPDVKPEFPVAVTTAISQEVVKRIAESQVNIPERVTVHPRLLPQLQRRAAMVEDGTIDWGMGETLAIGSLLLEGTPVRLSGQDSRRGTFGQRHAVLIDRETAEDFTPLQYLSEDQARYNCYDSLLSEYAAMGFEYGYSLARPESLVMWEAQFGDFVNGAQTVVDEFISSAEQKWGQTSGVTLLLPHGYEGQGPDHSSARPERFLQMCAQNNMTVAMPTLPSNYFHLLRWQVHNPHHKPLVVFTPKSMLRLKAAASKAEEFTTGGFRPVIGDAAVDPAAVKKVVFTAGKVYYDLDAERQKRGITDTAVIRIERLYPLPGAELQAEIAKYPNAEKYLWAQEEPANQGAWPFIALNLIDHLDLAVGADIPHGERLRRISRPAGSSPAVGSAKRHQAEQEQLVREVFDA; this comes from the coding sequence GTGTCGCCACAGTCCCCCAGTAACTCATCGAGCGTCTCGACCGAGGACCAAGCCGGGAAGAACCCTGCTGCCGCCTTCGGCCCGAACGAGTGGCTCGTCGACGAGATCTATCAGCAGTACCTCCAGGACCCGAATTCGGTAGACCGAGCCTGGTGGGACTTCTTCGCCGACTACAAGCCCGGCGGCGTGACCGCCGCGGCTCCGGCGGGTACCGCGGCCGCGGGGGCCGCGGGAACCACCGCCCCACCGGCGGCTGCGAAGGCGGCTCCGGCCGCACCCGCCGCGCCGCCCGCCCAGGCCCAGGCTCCGGCCGCTCCTGCCAGGGCAGCGGCTCCCGCCCAGGCCGCACCGGCCGCCGCGAAGCCCGCGGCCGCCGCTCCCGCCCAGGCAGCGGCTCCGGCCGCCGCCCCGGCGAAGCCCGCCGCGGCCAAGCCGGCCGCCGCGAAGGCCGCGCCCGCCGCGGAGGCCACCGCGTCTTCGGCGGGGCCGGAGTACGTGACGCTGCGCGGCCCGAGCGCCGCGGTCGCGAAGAACATGAACGCCTCCGTCGAGGTCCCCACGGCGACGTCCGTGCGCGCGGTCCCGGTGAAGCTGCTCTTCGACAACCGCATCGTCATCAACAACCACCTGAAGCGTGCCCGGGGCGGGAAGATCTCCTTCACCCACCTCATCGGCTACGCGATGGTGCAGGCCATCAAGGCCATGCCGTCGATGAACTACTCCTTCACGGAGAAGGACGGCAAGCCGACCCTGGTCAAGCCGGAGCACGTGAACTTCGGCCTCGCCATCGACCTGGTGAAGCCCAACGGCGACCGCCAGCTGGTCGTCGCGGGCATCAAGAAGGCCGAGACGCTGAACTTCTTCGAGTTCTGGCAGGCCTACGAGGACATCGTCCGCCGGGCGCGTGACGGCAAGCTGACGATGGACGACTTCTCCGGTGTCACGGTCTCGCTGACCAACCCCGGCGGCCTCGGCACCGTCCACTCGGTCCCGCGTCTGATGCCCGGACAGTCGGTCATCATGGGCGTCGGCTCGATGGACTACCCGGCGGAGTTCCAGGGCACCTCCCAGGACACCCTGAACAAGCTCGGCATCGCCAAGGTCATGACGCTCACGTCGACCTACGACCACCGGGTCATCCAGGGCGCCGCCTCCGGCGAGTTCCTGCGCGTCGTCGCGAACTACCTGCTCGGCGAGCAGGGCTTCTACGACGAGATCTTCGAGGCCCTGCGCATTCCGTACGAGCCGGTCCGCTGGCTCAAGGACATCGACGCCTCGCACGACGACGACGTCACGAAGGCCGCCCGCGTCTTCGAGCTGATCCACTCCTACCGGGTCCGCGGCCACGTCATGGCCGACACCGACCCGCTGGAGTACCGCCAGCGCAAGCACCCCGACCTGGACATCACCGAGCACGGGCTCACCCTGTGGGACCTGGAGCGCGAGTTCGCGGTCGGCGGTTTCGCGGGCAAGTCCCTGATGAAGCTGCGCGACATCCTCGGTGTGCTGCGCGACTCGTACTGCCGCACCACCGGCGTCGAGTTCATGCACATCCAGGACCCGAAGCAGCGCCGGTGGATCCAGGACCGTATCGAGCGCCCGCACTCCAAGCCGGAGCGCGAGGAGCAGCTGCGCATCCTGCGCCGGCTGAACGCCGCGGAAGCCTTCGAGACCTTCCTGCAGACGAAGTACGTCGGCCAGAAGCGCTTCTCCCTGGAGGGCGGCGAGTCCGTCATCCCGCTGCTCGACGCGGTGCTCGACTCCGCCGCCGAGTCGCGTCTCGACGAGGTCGTCATCGGCATGGCCCACCGCGGCCGCCTGAACGTCCTCGCGAACATCGTCGGCAAGTCGTACGCGCAGATCTTCCGGGAGTTCGAGGGCAACCTCGACCCGAAGTCGATGCACGGCTCCGGCGACGTCAAGTACCACCTGGGCGCCGAAGGTGTCTTCACGGGCCTGGACGGCGAGCAGATCAGGGTCTCGCTGGCCGCCAACCCCTCGCACCTGGAGGCGGTCGACCCGATCCTGGAGGGCATCGCCCGCGCCAAGCAGGACATCATCAACAAGGGCGGCACGGACTTCACGGTCCTGCCGGTCGCCCTGCACGGTGACGCGGCCTTCGCGGGCCAGGGTGTCGTGGCCGAGACCCTGAACATGTCGCAGCTGCGCGGCTACCGCACCGGCGGCACGGTCCACGTGGTCATCAACAACCAGGTCGGCTTCACCGCCGCCCCGGAGTCCTCGCGCTCCTCGATGTACGCCACCGACGTGGCCCGCATGATCGAGGCGCCGATCTTCCACGTGAACGGCGACGACCCCGAGGCCGTCGTCCGCGTCGCGCGGCTGGCCTTCGAGTTCCGGCAGGCGTTCAACAAGGACGTCGTCATCGACCTCATCTGCTACCGCCGCCGCGGTCACAACGAGTCGGACAACCCGGCGTTCACCCAGCCGCTGATGTACGACCTGATCGACAAGAAGCGCTCGGTGCGCAAGCTCTACACCGAGTCCCTCATCGGTCGCGGCGACATCACGCTGGAAGAGGCCGAGCAGGCGCTGCAGGACTACCAGGGCCAGCTGGAGAAGGTCTTCACGGAGGTCCGTGAGGCCGCGTCCGCGCCCGGCGAGGCGCACGCCCCCGACGTGAAGCCCGAATTCCCGGTGGCGGTCACCACGGCGATCTCCCAGGAGGTCGTCAAGCGGATCGCCGAGTCCCAGGTCAACATCCCCGAGCGCGTCACCGTCCACCCGCGTCTGCTGCCGCAGCTGCAGCGCCGCGCGGCGATGGTCGAGGACGGCACGATCGACTGGGGCATGGGCGAGACGCTCGCGATCGGCTCCCTGCTCCTGGAGGGCACCCCGGTGCGCCTCTCGGGCCAGGACTCCCGCCGCGGCACGTTCGGCCAGCGCCACGCGGTCCTGATCGACCGGGAGACGGCGGAGGACTTCACCCCTCTCCAGTACCTCTCCGAGGACCAGGCCCGCTACAACTGCTACGACTCGCTGCTCAGCGAGTACGCGGCGATGGGCTTCGAGTACGGCTACTCGCTGGCGCGTCCCGAGTCCCTCGTGATGTGGGAGGCGCAGTTCGGCGACTTCGTCAACGGCGCCCAGACGGTCGTGGACGAGTTCATCTCGTCGGCGGAGCAGAAGTGGGGCCAGACCTCTGGCGTCACCCTCCTCCTCCCGCACGGTTACGAGGGCCAGGGCCCGGACCACTCGTCCGCGCGCCCGGAGCGCTTCCTCCAGATGTGCGCGCAGAACAACATGACGGTCGCCATGCCGACGCTCCCGTCGAACTACTTCCACCTCCTGCGGTGGCAGGTGCACAACCCGCACCACAAGCCGCTGGTGGTCTTCACCCCGAAGTCGATGCTGCGCCTCAAGGCCGCCGCGTCGAAGGCGGAGGAGTTCACGACGGGCGGCTTCCGCCCCGTCATCGGCGACGCCGCGGTGGACCCGGCCGCGGTCAAGAAGGTCGTCTTCACGGCCGGCAAGGTCTACTACGACCTCGACGCCGAGCGTCAGAAGCGCGGCATCACGGACACGGCCGTCATCCGCATCGAGCGCCTGTACCCCCTCCCGGGTGCCGAGCTCCAGGCGGAGATCGCCAAGTACCCGAACGCCGAGAAGTACCTGTGGGCCCAGGAGGAGCCGGCGAACCAGGGCGCGTGGCCGTTCATCGCCCTGAACCTCATCGACCACCTGGACCTGGCGGTCGGCGCGGACATCCCCCACGGGGAGCGCCTGCGCCGCATCTCCCGCCCGGCGGGCTCGTCCCCGGCGGTCGGCTCGGCCAAGCGCCACCAGGCGGAGCAGGAGCAGCTGGTGCGCGAGGTGTTCGACGCCTGA